In Trueperaceae bacterium, a single window of DNA contains:
- the obgE gene encoding GTPase ObgE, which produces MTFRDTLPLIVQGGRGGDGAVSFLRLKYIPKGGPDGGHGGSGGDVVLRAVDDVGALAKLTPRRTYRGGTGQQGEGRQRHGKNGADLVLDVPVGTLARDAEDGTLVADLVEVGQTAVVARGGAGGRGNASFASSTRRTPRFAEFGERGRTRSLHLELRTIADVGLVGFPNAGKSSLLAALSNATPRIADYPFTTLTPNLGVVERDGYERFTLADVPGLIEGASEGKGLGLDFLRHVARTRLLAYVLDVADDPAAAFAALRAEIGAFDPSLLDLPAMIVLHKTDLASPSEVAALEADLAATGLPVLPASAERGDGLEALRDATFALLPARTAVTPAAPGPVTVTARPLRVEREGDAWRVTGEAVEALVERFDARNADAVAYLQRHFEEQGLAARLREAGARDGDDVRIGDAEFAYFDERGDAAARDAADEADAAADVPSEPPNGTA; this is translated from the coding sequence ATGACGTTCCGCGACACCCTCCCCCTCATCGTCCAGGGTGGCCGAGGCGGCGACGGCGCCGTGTCGTTCCTGCGCCTGAAGTACATCCCGAAGGGCGGGCCGGACGGCGGGCACGGCGGGAGCGGCGGCGACGTGGTGCTGCGCGCCGTCGACGACGTCGGCGCCCTCGCCAAGCTCACGCCGCGCCGCACCTACCGCGGCGGCACCGGCCAGCAGGGGGAGGGCCGCCAGCGGCACGGCAAGAACGGCGCGGACCTCGTCCTCGACGTTCCGGTCGGGACCCTCGCCCGCGACGCCGAGGACGGCACCCTCGTCGCCGACCTCGTCGAGGTGGGGCAGACCGCCGTCGTCGCGCGCGGGGGGGCGGGCGGGCGCGGCAACGCCAGCTTCGCCAGCTCCACGCGCCGCACCCCGCGCTTCGCGGAGTTCGGGGAGCGCGGCCGGACCCGCTCGCTGCACCTCGAGCTCCGCACGATCGCCGACGTCGGCCTCGTCGGCTTCCCGAACGCCGGCAAGTCCAGCCTCCTCGCGGCGCTCTCCAACGCCACCCCCCGCATCGCCGACTACCCCTTCACGACCCTCACGCCCAACCTCGGGGTCGTCGAGCGCGACGGCTACGAACGCTTCACCCTCGCCGACGTCCCCGGCCTCATCGAGGGCGCCAGCGAAGGCAAGGGCCTCGGGCTGGATTTCCTGCGGCACGTCGCGCGGACGCGCCTGTTGGCGTACGTCCTCGACGTCGCCGACGACCCCGCCGCGGCGTTCGCCGCGCTCCGCGCCGAGATCGGTGCGTTCGACCCCAGCCTCCTGGACCTGCCCGCGATGATCGTGCTGCACAAGACCGACCTCGCCTCCCCGAGCGAGGTCGCGGCGCTCGAGGCGGACCTCGCCGCGACCGGTCTCCCGGTCCTGCCGGCGTCGGCGGAGCGCGGCGACGGGCTGGAGGCGTTGCGCGACGCGACGTTCGCGTTGCTGCCGGCCCGCACCGCCGTGACCCCCGCCGCGCCGGGCCCGGTGACGGTCACCGCCCGCCCCCTCCGCGTCGAGCGGGAGGGGGACGCGTGGCGCGTGACGGGGGAGGCGGTCGAGGCGCTCGTGGAGCGGTTCGACGCCCGCAACGCCGACGCCGTCGCCTACCTGCAGCGCCACTTCGAGGAGCAGGGGCTCGCCGCCCGCCTGCGCGAGGCGGGGGCGCGCGACGGCGACGACGTCCGGATCGGCGACGCGGAGTTCGCCTACTTCGACGAGCGGGGCGACGCCGCCGCCCGCGACGCCGCCGACGAGGCCGACGCGGCGGCCGACGTGCCCTCCGAACCGCCGAACGGGACGGCGTGA
- the rpmA gene encoding 50S ribosomal protein L27 translates to MAHKKGVGSSKNGRDSQSKRLGVKRFDGQVVEAGTILVRQRGTRFHPGANVGLGNDYTLFALTPGAVKFVDKGRKGRFVTIQRRDPEAVAAD, encoded by the coding sequence ATGGCACACAAGAAGGGCGTCGGCAGTTCCAAGAACGGACGCGACAGCCAATCCAAGCGACTCGGCGTGAAGCGCTTCGACGGGCAGGTCGTCGAGGCCGGCACGATCCTCGTCCGCCAGCGCGGGACCCGCTTCCACCCCGGCGCGAACGTCGGGCTCGGCAACGACTACACCCTGTTCGCCCTCACGCCGGGCGCCGTGAAGTTCGTCGACAAGGGCCGCAAGGGCCGGTTCGTCACCATCCAACGGCGCGACCCGGAGGCCGTGGCGGCCGACTGA
- the rplU gene encoding 50S ribosomal protein L21: MFAIVESGGKQYRVEEGDVVRLEALEADVGSAVDLPVLMLGGETPKVGAPHVEGAKVEAEVVAHGRGEKIYVKKFKAKSNYRRRTGHRQPYTEVRVTTVRG, encoded by the coding sequence ATGTTCGCGATCGTCGAGTCCGGAGGGAAGCAGTACCGCGTCGAGGAGGGCGACGTCGTTCGCCTCGAAGCGCTCGAGGCCGACGTCGGCAGCGCCGTCGACCTGCCGGTGCTGATGCTCGGCGGGGAGACGCCGAAGGTCGGCGCGCCGCACGTCGAGGGCGCGAAGGTCGAGGCGGAGGTCGTCGCGCACGGGCGCGGCGAGAAGATCTACGTCAAGAAGTTCAAGGCGAAGTCCAACTACCGCCGCCGCACCGGCCACCGCCAGCCGTACACCGAGGTGCGGGTCACCACGGTCCGCGGCTGA